The segment TACCAAGGACGAAGTGTTGGAGTTGGGCATCAAAGTGGGTAACGTGATTACCTTCCAAGACGAACTCATGGAGCTGAACGGTAAGTACCTATGTGGGAGAGCCCTAGACAACAGGATAGGCGGATTCATGATTGCTGAGGTGGCTCGCAAACTGCATGAAAACAAAGTTGAGCTGCCTTTTGGACTATATATAGTCAATGCAGTGCAAGAAGAAATCGGATTGAGAGGAGCAGAAATGATGGCTGCAAGGATACAACCCAATGTAGCAGTGATCACCGATGTATGTCACGATACCAACTCACCCATGTATGAGAAGAAACTGGACGGAGATCAAAAAGCAGGAAAAGGCCCTGTGTTGACCTTCGGTCCAGCGGTACAAAACAACCTGCTCAAGATGATCATGGAAGTAGCAGATGGGAAGAAGATTCCCTATCAACGTGCCGCTAGCTCTAGATCGACTGGGACAGATACAGATGCCTTTGCCTACAGTGGTGTCGGCATTGCTTCTGCGCTTATTTCTTTACCGATCAAATACATGCATACGACCGTCGAAAC is part of the Reichenbachiella agarivorans genome and harbors:
- a CDS encoding M42 family metallopeptidase — translated: MNKSSKEFLYKYLDNPSPTGFESSGQKIWLDYVKAYTDEYITDTYGSVAAIINPKADYKVVIEAHADEISWFVNYITDDGYIYVIRNGGSDHQIAPSMRVNIFTDKGIVKGVFGWPAIHVRKDKNEKNPALDNIFIDVGCSTKDEVLELGIKVGNVITFQDELMELNGKYLCGRALDNRIGGFMIAEVARKLHENKVELPFGLYIVNAVQEEIGLRGAEMMAARIQPNVAVITDVCHDTNSPMYEKKLDGDQKAGKGPVLTFGPAVQNNLLKMIMEVADGKKIPYQRAASSRSTGTDTDAFAYSGVGIASALISLPIKYMHTTVETAHLDDVANVIELMYEFIIQLKEGHDFSYLK